Proteins from a genomic interval of Lolium perenne isolate Kyuss_39 chromosome 1, Kyuss_2.0, whole genome shotgun sequence:
- the LOC127316254 gene encoding uncharacterized protein, with product MAPPRAPFTVGGLMLNMVFQAASDGDLPLLKELVMKLDTGRGSLKEAVEALRVEDVGLLQGLGPLHVAASRGRLEVCRYLVEELQVDVNGVDKEGRTPLLFAIPSKGVGIAKYLLDHGANPNKAKHDGCSPLHEAVISGDCETVKLLLAKGAHIDLVAYCGTPLHCAATYGHDGIMKILLDHNADRNKMVNGKTPLIAAVDADSRKCMLLLIRAGADTKGALTYAMGNLHSEKLVSTDFVNCIKEDVAAERILPDDDEPVSKKKIRAAGFKKLANHSFKKKDYFSAAGSYSLAMVLDPDDATMYSNRSVCSLLMGDGDKALVDANECRKMRPDWPKACYRQGAALMLLKDYKAACQRFLDGLKLDPANTEIEEALRKAYAAMKDVPKQKVEA from the exons ATGGCGCCGCCGCGCGCACCCTTCACAG TCGGCGGGCTGATGTTGAACATGGTATTTCAGGCGGCGTCCGACGGCGATCTCCCTCTCCTCAAGG AGCTGGTGATGAAGCTGGACACAGGCAGGGGCAGTCTCAAGGAGGCGGTGGAAGCGCTGAGGGTGGAAGATGTCGGGCTGCTACAGGGTCTCGGGCCACTGCACGTCGCCGCCAGCAGAGGGAGGCTGGAGGTGTGCAGGTACCTGGTCGAGGAGCTGCAGGTTGATGTCAATGGTGTCGACAAGGAAG GTAGAACACCTCTGTTATTCGCAATACCTTCTAAGGGTGTGGGTATCGCCAAATATCTTCTTGATCATGGTGCCAATCCAAACAAGGCCAAACACGATGGGTGTTCCCCTTTACACGAAGCCGTTATATCAG GAGATTGTGAAACTGTTAAACTGTTGCTTGCTAAAGGAGCCCATATTGATCTGGTAGCTTATTGCGGGACACCACTTCATTGCGCTGCTACTTATGGGCATGATGGCATTATGAAGATTTTATTAGACCACAATGCAGAC CGCAacaaaatggtaaatggtaagaCACCTCTCATCGCAGCTGTAGATGCTGACTCAAGGAAATGTATGCTTCTCCTGATTAGG GCTGGTGCTGATACCAAGGGAGCTCTAACCTATGCTATGGGGAATCTCCATTCTGAAAAACTTGTTTCAACTGACTTCGTCAATTGCATTAAGGAGGACGTTGCTGCCGAACGTATTCTTCCTGATGAT GATGAGCCTGTGTCTAAAAAAAAAATTAGAGCGGCAGGATTTAAGAAACTTGCGAATCACTCTTTCAAGAAGAAGGATTATTTTTCTGCTGCAGGATCCTACAGTTTG GCAATGGTGCTTGATCCGGATGATGCAACCATGTACTCAAACAGGAGTGTTTGCTCGCTTCTCATGGGTGACGGAGACAAGGCGTTGGTAGATGCTAACGAATGTAGAAAGATGCGCCCTGACTGGCCGAAGGCCTGTTACCGGCAGGGCGCGGCGCTGATGTTGCTGAAG GATTACAAGGCTGCATGCCAACGTTTCTTGGATGGACTCAAGTTGGACCCAGCCAACACTGAGATTGAGGAGGCATTAAG GAAAGCTTATGCTGCGATGAAAGATGTTCCGAAGCAGAAGGTTGAGGCCTGA
- the LOC127316171 gene encoding putative F-box/LRR-repeat protein 9, with product MPLLSPPPPPAPRDGSSRRLSRIRRRRSRRRNWAALPLDALLHVFHKLDHVDLMFGGASRACRSWRSAAREPELWRRIDLRGHSLLFRETISLNRMARFAIWFSAGQCMEFTGDHDYVDEDLILFLGNQAPLLKSLRLTEFCVNSGAFRDATKKWPLLEELELYHYYGGCVAGIIEHVATTCPQLKHLRCYKGARYPPNNSEALAIGRLHELRSLQLYGSNLDNEGLKIILDNCPHLEFFDLRGCYNVHIDSSLRARVKTMKLYHYAYNDFARYFETGSHHYYGYHTYYNCLDEGDCDFLYAEGYLYAEGYDSEDSDHSCCFSHAQETDFEEHERSFDKVPRRRRHRNLRI from the exons ATGCCGCTGTtatcgccgccgccaccgccggctcCCAGGGACGGAAGCTCGCGACGGCTGAGTCGGATCCGAAGGAGACGATCCAGGAGGAGGAACTGGGCGGCTCTGCCGCTGGATGCGCTGCTGCACGTCTTCCACAAGCTGGACCATGTCGACCTCATGTTCGGCGGAGCGTCGAGGGCGTGCCGGTCCTGGCGCAGCGCCGCGCGCGAGCCCGAGCTGTGGCGCCGCATCGACTTGCGCGGACACTCCCTGCTCTTCCGCGAGACTATCAGCCTCAACAGGATGGCGCGGTTTGCCATCTGGTTCAGCGCTGGGCAGTGCATGGAGTTCACGGGCGACCATGACTACGTCGATGAGGACCTCATCCTTTTCCTAGGCAATCA GGCGCCCTTATTGAAGAGCCTTCGTCTTACAGAATTCTGTGTTAACAGTGGAGCATTCAGAGACGCAACAAAGAAGTGGCCCTTGTTGGAGGAGCTGGAGCTTTACCATTATTATGGTGGATGTGTCGCAGGGATTATTGAGCATGTTGCCACCACTTGTCCGCAACTGAAGCACTTGAGATGTTACAAAGGAGCAAGATACCCTCCCAACAACAGCGAAGCATTGGCCATTGGAAGGTTGCACGAGCTACGCTCCCTGCAGCTTTACGGCAGCAACCTTGACAACGAAGGACTAAAGATCATCCTTGACAACTGCCCTCACCTTGAGTTTTTTGACCTCCGTGGTTGCTACAATGTCCATATAGATAGCAGCCTGCGAGCCAGGGTCAAGACGATGAAGCTATATCACTATGCATATAATGACTTCGCCAGGTACTTCGAGACCGGTAGCCATCATTACTATGGTTATCACACATACTACAATTGCCTTGATGAGGGTGACTGTGACTTTTTGTACGCCGAGGGCTATTTGTATGCCGAGGGTTATGACTCCGAAGACTCCGACCACTCTTGCTGCTTTAGTCATGCTCAAGAGACCGATTTTGAAGAGCATGAAAGGAGTTTTGACAAGGTTCCACGTAGACGTCGACATAGGAACCTTAGAATCTAA